A portion of the Ostreibacterium oceani genome contains these proteins:
- the parC gene encoding DNA topoisomerase IV subunit A yields MAFNNLETVPIRRFIEKSYLDYSMYVILDRALPHIGDGLKPVQRRIIFAMSELGLSAASKHKKSARTVGDVLGKYHPHGDAACYEAMVLMAQHFSYRYPLVDGQGNWGSIDDPKSFAAMRYTESKLTRYAQVLLREVGMGTVNWQPNFDGSLNEPQLLPAMLPNILLNGASGIAVGMSTDIPPHNIHDVINACLACIDRPEVSVAELAEIIKGPDYPTYGELITPTADLMSLYETGTGSVKLRATYQIEDKTLVIDSLPYQTASNKIIEQIAGQMAAKKLPMIEDIRDESDEASPVRLVLIPRSNRVDLEQVINHLFSTTDLERNYRVNLNMIGLDNKPKVKNIAQIINEWLVFRRDIVTQRLQTRLDAVEKRLHLLAGLLIAFLNIDEVIRIIREEDEPKPALIAAFALSEMQAEYILETKLRQLARLEEVKIRTEESALTKEQKALKNRLNNPEKLTQLIRDEIVALGEEFASERRTRIVERQAAKAIDESLLTPAETVTVILSKMGWVRVAKGNQVDAQALSYKTGDAYQHHVMGKSNNMAVFLADDGRAFSLPAHQLPSARGFGEPLTGKLTIGNRQCQYVLLDQNKAKYLFTSNTGYGLVSEYDNLISRSKSGKAFLTLGDSTANLPLRLTDDAKYILLTTTDAHVLVIELSEIPEIARGKGNKLIQIPPKAIKSGVTVRDVLALTGEETLRFKVGRSKESLSPEIWLQWLGARANRGKRLPNGLELYKQITVSE; encoded by the coding sequence ATGGCGTTTAATAATCTAGAAACGGTACCGATTCGCCGCTTTATCGAAAAGTCTTATTTAGATTATTCGATGTATGTCATTTTAGACCGCGCATTACCACATATCGGTGATGGGTTAAAACCAGTGCAACGGCGTATTATTTTTGCGATGTCTGAGCTGGGGTTGTCTGCGGCATCTAAGCATAAAAAATCAGCGCGTACCGTAGGGGACGTGTTAGGTAAATATCACCCACATGGTGATGCGGCGTGTTACGAAGCGATGGTGTTAATGGCGCAGCATTTTTCGTATCGTTATCCGTTGGTCGACGGGCAGGGTAATTGGGGCTCAATCGATGACCCCAAATCCTTTGCCGCGATGCGCTATACCGAATCTAAACTAACCCGCTACGCGCAGGTGTTGCTACGCGAAGTGGGTATGGGTACAGTCAATTGGCAACCAAATTTTGATGGCTCGTTAAATGAACCGCAATTACTGCCTGCAATGTTACCCAATATTTTGCTTAATGGCGCGAGCGGCATTGCCGTTGGGATGAGTACAGATATTCCACCGCATAATATTCATGATGTCATTAATGCGTGTTTGGCGTGCATTGACCGACCAGAGGTGAGCGTTGCTGAATTGGCTGAAATCATCAAAGGTCCTGATTATCCGACTTATGGTGAATTAATTACGCCGACAGCTGATTTGATGAGTTTATACGAAACGGGTACAGGGTCGGTTAAGCTGCGCGCGACGTATCAAATTGAGGACAAAACACTGGTTATTGACAGTTTGCCCTATCAAACAGCCAGTAATAAGATTATCGAACAAATTGCAGGGCAAATGGCGGCCAAAAAACTGCCGATGATAGAAGACATTCGTGATGAGTCTGATGAGGCATCGCCTGTACGATTGGTTTTGATTCCACGTTCAAATCGTGTGGATTTAGAGCAGGTGATTAATCATTTGTTTTCAACAACGGATTTAGAACGCAACTACCGTGTCAATCTCAATATGATTGGGCTAGATAACAAGCCCAAAGTCAAAAATATCGCCCAAATTATTAACGAATGGTTGGTGTTTCGGCGTGATATTGTGACACAGCGTTTACAGACGCGGCTGGACGCGGTAGAAAAACGCCTGCATTTGTTAGCGGGATTGCTGATTGCCTTTTTAAACATCGATGAAGTAATCCGCATTATTCGCGAAGAAGACGAACCAAAACCAGCGCTAATCGCAGCGTTTGCACTGAGTGAGATGCAGGCTGAGTATATTTTAGAGACCAAATTGCGCCAATTAGCGAGGCTAGAAGAAGTAAAAATCCGTACAGAGGAATCCGCATTAACCAAAGAACAAAAAGCCTTGAAAAATCGACTCAACAACCCCGAAAAGCTCACCCAGTTAATTCGTGATGAAATCGTTGCATTGGGTGAGGAGTTTGCCAGTGAAAGGCGCACCCGCATCGTCGAGCGCCAAGCCGCCAAAGCCATCGATGAGTCATTATTGACACCTGCAGAGACCGTTACCGTGATTTTATCGAAAATGGGCTGGGTACGCGTTGCCAAAGGCAATCAAGTCGATGCACAGGCGCTTAGCTACAAAACGGGCGATGCGTATCAGCATCATGTAATGGGTAAATCCAACAATATGGCGGTATTTTTAGCCGATGATGGTCGTGCGTTTAGCTTGCCAGCGCATCAATTGCCGTCTGCACGTGGTTTTGGCGAGCCGCTAACGGGTAAATTAACGATAGGTAACCGCCAATGCCAGTACGTATTATTGGATCAAAACAAAGCAAAATACCTGTTTACCAGTAATACGGGCTATGGACTGGTGAGTGAATACGATAACCTGATTTCACGTAGCAAATCGGGTAAAGCCTTTTTGACACTAGGCGATAGCACAGCCAACCTGCCACTACGGCTGACCGATGACGCCAAATATATTTTATTGACAACGACCGATGCCCATGTGCTGGTTATTGAACTCAGTGAAATTCCTGAAATTGCTCGTGGCAAGGGTAACAAGTTGATTCAGATTCCGCCCAAAGCCATTAAATCAGGTGTCACAGTCAGAGACGTGCTAGCGCTAACGGGTGAGGAAACCTTGCGCTTTAAAGTGGGACGCAGCAAAGAAAGCCTATCGCCAGAGATTTGGTTGCAATGGCTGGGTGCACGTGCCAATCGCGGCAAGCGCTTACCGAATGGTCTGGAACTTTATAAGCAGATAACCGTGAGTGAGTAG
- the yihA gene encoding ribosome biogenesis GTP-binding protein YihA/YsxC translates to MKSNYKNCTFFTSAANLSGCPESIREVAFAGRSNAGKSSALNYLTQQKIAKTSKTPGRTQLINFFALDEGYFLVDLPGYGYAKVSRTTREAWQQNLTDYLAAREPLIGLVIVMDCRHPFQPIDEMMLDFCGEVNLLAHVVLTKADKLSRSQQQQTLIRAENRLRRDWDFASAQLLSSSKKQGAETLSRVLDDWLYTDYSSLDSPYPDSPDDGLGDEFDSEFDSELDDELENGLDNGLDDDLANHPSDTQTKDDAC, encoded by the coding sequence ATGAAATCAAACTATAAAAACTGTACATTTTTCACCAGCGCCGCCAATCTCAGTGGTTGCCCAGAGAGCATCCGCGAGGTTGCATTTGCAGGGCGCTCAAACGCGGGAAAATCCAGCGCACTCAATTATCTCACACAGCAAAAAATCGCCAAAACCAGTAAAACACCTGGGCGCACACAGCTAATTAATTTTTTCGCACTTGATGAGGGATATTTTTTAGTTGACTTACCCGGATACGGCTACGCCAAAGTGAGCCGCACAACCCGCGAAGCATGGCAACAAAACCTCACTGATTATTTGGCCGCTCGCGAACCCTTGATTGGGCTGGTGATTGTCATGGATTGCCGCCACCCTTTTCAACCCATCGATGAGATGATGCTGGATTTTTGCGGCGAAGTAAATTTACTCGCGCATGTTGTCTTGACCAAAGCCGACAAACTCTCCCGCAGCCAACAGCAACAAACCTTGATTCGCGCTGAAAATCGATTGCGCCGCGACTGGGATTTTGCCAGCGCACAACTATTATCGTCATCCAAAAAACAAGGTGCAGAGACGCTCAGCCGTGTGCTTGATGACTGGCTTTACACAGACTATTCGTCTCTCGATTCACCCTATCCTGACTCACCCGATGACGGCTTGGGTGACGAATTCGATAGCGAGTTCGATAGCGAACTCGATGACGAGCTGGAAAATGGGCTGGACAATGGGCTGGATGACGACTTGGCAAACCACCCAAGCGACACACAAACTAAAGATGATGCGTGCTAG
- a CDS encoding c-type cytochrome: MKKNITLSLLFGLVLPTAVWSSDAVGEAALVGDATAGAGKVEACVACHGVDGKGLNPEWPRLAGQNAAYTAKQLTEFKSGLRKDPVMAPQAANLSEQDILDIAAYYESMEKVFDFAGVTADEDVTDELLTRGENLYRGGDLARGITACTACHGPTGLGVAPSAYPMISGQYKEYISAQLKAFRLGALIDEQASTSNPAAMTYRDNDPGRMMRSIAVKLTDRDIEALSYYIQGLQP; encoded by the coding sequence ATGAAAAAAAATATTACTTTATCGTTATTATTTGGGTTAGTTTTGCCGACAGCCGTTTGGTCATCTGATGCCGTTGGTGAGGCGGCGTTGGTAGGCGATGCGACCGCTGGTGCGGGCAAGGTTGAGGCTTGTGTCGCCTGTCACGGCGTGGATGGCAAAGGGCTAAACCCAGAGTGGCCGCGTCTTGCTGGGCAAAATGCAGCCTATACCGCTAAACAACTGACCGAATTTAAAAGCGGTTTGCGCAAAGATCCTGTCATGGCGCCTCAAGCAGCGAATTTAAGTGAGCAAGATATCCTTGATATTGCCGCTTACTATGAGAGCATGGAAAAGGTATTTGATTTTGCAGGTGTCACGGCCGATGAAGACGTGACAGATGAGCTGCTGACTCGAGGCGAAAACCTCTATCGTGGGGGTGATTTGGCGCGTGGCATTACTGCGTGTACAGCCTGTCATGGTCCGACGGGGCTAGGTGTTGCGCCGTCAGCGTATCCGATGATTTCGGGGCAATACAAAGAGTACATTTCTGCTCAGCTAAAGGCTTTTCGTCTCGGCGCATTGATTGATGAGCAGGCTTCTACATCAAATCCAGCGGCCATGACTTATCGTGATAATGACCCAGGGCGAATGATGCGCAGTATCGCGGTTAAGTTAACTGACCGAGATATCGAAGCGCTATCCTATTATATTCAAGGGTTGCAGCCCTGA